GTCCTATCTCGTTCCAGTTACACACGGTGGTGCACACGCGACCTCCTACACGAGGAGCAgagaattttaacattttgttaCAGACAACATCAAGAATGGAGAAATTAAGTAAATGCGGACATCCGAAAGACGGAGGAAATTCAGCAATGTTTTCTGGCAAACAAAGCAGGCTCTCCGTAACAGCGGCTACGAGGACGCCACCACTGAAGAAATTAAGGAGTACTTATCATCTGGTGAACTGCCTTGCAGACAATTTGGACCAACCACCTTCTCGTCGTTACCCGACGCGTTCAGATACCTGAACGAAATTAACAATGAAGATATGCCGGAAGCAGTTCCTCTACCCGACACTCCGACGTCCCTGGAAGGGATATTTACTCAACCTTCTCTGGCCGGAGAATTGGACGCCACATCTTTGGAAGATATTCAAGaacttttaaatatcgatGTCCCTCCGCAACCACTCTTCGACGCAGAGCCTGATACCACGCCCTTAGATGACCTCATCTCGCAAGCATTGGAGGACTTCCCCGAGGTCGCCAACGACAATGAAGAGAAGGCAAATGCTGATGATCTCTGCACCGTGGAGGCTCCCTTTGGTTCATTGTGCGAAGATATCGGACAGGAGAAGAGGACGACAGACGCCAAcgacaaagaaaatgtcgGCGTCCAGCTGCAACAACTCCTCAATCACATAGTAGAACGATGCATCGATGTCAACACCACCCAATCCTCAGAGATCCAAAAGAAAGCATTGAGGGTCACCCAGGAGAATATGCGTACTCTGAAAGGGTCTAGATGGCTGAATGATTCCATAATCAACCCCTATATGACGTTAATAGCCGAGAGGACGCCCAAAGAAGGCCAACCAAAGGTCCATACCATGAACACCTTCTTCTACA
This sequence is a window from Hylaeus volcanicus isolate JK05 unplaced genomic scaffold, UHH_iyHylVolc1.0_haploid 12101, whole genome shotgun sequence. Protein-coding genes within it:
- the LOC128882572 gene encoding sentrin-specific protease-like; the protein is MRTSERRRKFSNVFWQTKQALRNSGYEDATTEEIKEYLSSGELPCRQFGPTTFSSLPDAFRYLNEINNEDMPEAVPLPDTPTSLEGIFTQPSLAGELDATSLEDIQELLNIDVPPQPLFDAEPDTTPLDDLISQALEDFPEVANDNEEKANADDLCTVEAPFGSLCEDIGQEKRTTDANDKENVGVQLQQLLNHIVERCIDVNTTQSSEIQKKALRVTQENMRTLKGSRWLNDSIINPYMTLIAERTPKEGQPKVHTMNTFFYTRLTTGRHPSVRRWTKNIDIFAVDLILVPVHLGNHWCLATINNPKKTIRYYDSLLNPNKNCLITLKEYLMAEHLDKEGTILDFSGWKMRHAARIPRQTNSHDCGIFACQYAKAIATNRKITFTQQSVKKLRATMAQEITAEYLL